In the Candidatus Omnitrophota bacterium genome, one interval contains:
- a CDS encoding lipoate--protein ligase family protein, producing the protein MMIWKQPVLTTPAENILYDEVLLSLADQGKGGEALRVWESPELFVVLGRTGKAGDDVKAADARRDRVPVLRRFSGGGTVLQGPGCLNYSLIISKDRDPALNDLRKSYAWILGKVIAALGRSGVRAVFRPISDLAVPDGEKKFSGNAQHRGRRFILHHGTILYAFDLEKIERYLAIPREVPEYRRKRGHLDFVVNVPLDPVVFRQALCEEFSVIGVDVEWPPEERQALAEACAGRAVAVDLPDETRDPSPGRR; encoded by the coding sequence ATGATGATCTGGAAACAGCCGGTATTGACGACCCCCGCGGAAAACATCCTTTATGACGAGGTCCTGCTGTCCCTGGCCGATCAGGGAAAAGGCGGGGAGGCCCTGCGCGTCTGGGAGTCCCCGGAACTGTTCGTGGTCCTGGGCCGGACAGGAAAGGCCGGAGACGATGTCAAAGCGGCGGATGCGCGGCGCGACCGCGTTCCTGTCCTCCGCCGGTTTTCGGGCGGAGGGACGGTCCTGCAGGGGCCGGGCTGTCTCAATTATTCCTTGATCATTTCCAAAGACCGCGACCCGGCGCTCAATGATCTTCGAAAATCTTACGCCTGGATCCTGGGAAAGGTCATCGCCGCGCTGGGGCGCTCCGGCGTGCGGGCCGTTTTCCGTCCGATTTCGGACCTTGCCGTTCCCGACGGAGAAAAGAAGTTCTCCGGCAATGCCCAGCACCGGGGGCGGCGGTTTATCCTCCATCACGGGACCATCCTCTACGCCTTTGACTTGGAAAAGATCGAGCGGTATCTTGCGATTCCCCGGGAGGTCCCGGAGTACCGCCGCAAGCGGGGGCATCTGGATTTTGTGGTGAACGTTCCGCTCGATCCGGTGGTTTTCCGGCAGGCCCTGTGTGAAGAATTCAGCGTCATCGGCGTGGATGTGGAATGGCCTCCCGAAGAACGGCAGGCCCTCGCAGAGGCGTGTGCCGGCCGCGCCGTGGCCGTTGACCTTCCGGATGAGACCCGGGATCCTTCTCCGGGACGCCGGTGA
- a CDS encoding glycosyltransferase family 2 protein, which translates to MGPEVDRSPGSRRPDANDRILAIVPAYNESGNIGRTVRELQAVPLPLDILVVDDGSRDATLREAREAGVLTVALPFNLGIGGAVQTGFQFAARKKYRAAVQVDGDGQHDARFLPDLLRPIESGEADMVIGSRFLPPYVGYRSSFIRRIGIQFFAWLIGALTGYRVTDPTSGFRAFNRRMIKTFAGRYPQDYPEPESIVLASRMSAQVKEVPVQMRERLSGHSSIRYLATLYYMFKVTLAILLDMVKVNKTGE; encoded by the coding sequence ATGGGGCCGGAGGTCGATCGATCTCCGGGTTCCCGCCGGCCGGATGCCAATGATCGCATCCTCGCGATTGTCCCGGCTTACAATGAGAGCGGAAACATCGGGCGCACGGTGCGCGAGCTGCAGGCCGTGCCGCTGCCTTTGGATATTCTCGTCGTGGATGACGGGTCGCGGGACGCGACCCTGCGGGAGGCCCGGGAGGCCGGCGTGCTGACCGTGGCCCTGCCGTTCAATCTCGGAATCGGCGGCGCGGTCCAGACCGGGTTCCAGTTCGCGGCGCGCAAAAAATACCGAGCGGCCGTCCAGGTGGACGGCGACGGCCAGCATGACGCCCGGTTTTTGCCGGATCTTTTGCGCCCCATCGAATCCGGCGAGGCCGACATGGTGATCGGCAGCCGTTTTCTCCCACCCTACGTGGGGTACCGTTCGTCGTTCATCCGCCGCATCGGCATCCAGTTTTTTGCCTGGCTGATCGGCGCCCTCACCGGATACCGCGTCACGGATCCGACATCGGGATTCCGGGCTTTCAATCGCAGGATGATCAAGACTTTTGCCGGACGGTATCCCCAGGATTATCCGGAGCCCGAATCCATCGTCCTCGCCAGCCGGATGAGCGCGCAGGTGAAGGAAGTCCCGGTCCAGATGCGCGAGCGGTTGTCCGGGCACAGTTCCATCCGCTATCTGGCCACGTTGTATTACATGTTCAAAGTGACCTTGGCCATCCTGTTGGACATGGTCAAGGTGAACAAGACGGGAGAATGA
- the gcvPA gene encoding aminomethyl-transferring glycine dehydrogenase subunit GcvPA, with translation MNPYIANTPDDVDAMLAAVGAKSIDDLFADIRPHQRPKSFALPEGKSEWEVVEHCRRLSELNRSDLVLFIGGGYYDHYIPAAVNALISRGELYTAYTPYQPECSQGTLQALYEFQSSICTLTGMEAANASLYDGGTAIYEAVMMAVRTTGRNKVLMDGGVSPIYRTMIRSYTSNLDIEFTETPVVHGQSDREAIARLLDDKTAAVILQNPNFFGAVDDHSDIIEKAHRVGALAIASVYPVSLGILKTPGEMGADIVTGEGQSLGLPLNFGGPYLGFMATRSKLIRKMPGRIVGQTVDAQGRRCFVNTLQAREQHIRREKATSNICTNVALCAVQAQIFMTVMGREGLRDLARLNLAKAEFARQVLGKIDGVEVKRSSPTFNEFTVRLCKDASDVVEAMIKKGFAAGFPLGRYYGGMDHYMTVAVTEKRTKEEILRFADGLRAVLNE, from the coding sequence TTGAATCCTTATATTGCCAATACCCCTGACGATGTCGACGCGATGCTGGCCGCGGTCGGCGCCAAGAGCATAGACGACCTGTTTGCCGACATCCGTCCTCACCAACGCCCCAAATCGTTCGCGCTCCCCGAAGGAAAATCGGAATGGGAGGTCGTCGAGCATTGCCGGCGGCTTTCCGAGCTGAACCGAAGCGACCTGGTCCTTTTCATCGGCGGCGGGTATTACGACCATTATATCCCGGCGGCCGTCAACGCCCTGATCTCCCGCGGAGAGCTTTACACGGCCTATACGCCTTATCAGCCGGAGTGCTCCCAGGGGACGCTGCAGGCCCTCTACGAATTTCAGAGTTCCATCTGCACCTTGACCGGCATGGAGGCCGCCAACGCCTCGCTTTACGACGGAGGGACCGCCATCTATGAAGCCGTGATGATGGCCGTGCGGACCACCGGCCGCAACAAGGTCCTCATGGACGGCGGGGTCAGCCCGATCTACCGCACCATGATCAGGAGTTACACCAGCAATCTCGACATCGAATTTACGGAAACACCGGTTGTGCACGGTCAGAGCGACCGGGAGGCCATCGCCCGCCTTCTCGACGACAAGACCGCGGCCGTGATCCTGCAGAACCCGAATTTTTTCGGAGCGGTCGACGATCATTCCGACATCATTGAAAAGGCCCACCGCGTCGGCGCCCTGGCGATCGCCAGCGTTTATCCGGTGTCTCTGGGGATCCTGAAAACGCCGGGGGAGATGGGTGCGGACATCGTGACCGGCGAAGGCCAGAGCCTGGGGCTTCCGCTCAATTTCGGCGGGCCGTATCTGGGGTTCATGGCCACGCGGTCTAAGCTTATCCGCAAGATGCCCGGCCGCATCGTCGGGCAGACCGTGGACGCGCAGGGCCGCCGGTGTTTTGTCAACACCCTGCAGGCCCGCGAGCAGCACATCCGCCGGGAAAAAGCCACGTCCAACATCTGCACCAACGTGGCGCTGTGCGCGGTGCAGGCGCAGATTTTTATGACGGTCATGGGCCGGGAAGGCCTCAGGGACCTGGCCCGGCTGAATCTGGCCAAGGCGGAATTCGCCCGGCAGGTGCTGGGAAAAATTGATGGGGTGGAGGTCAAAAGGAGCTCCCCGACCTTCAATGAATTCACGGTGCGGCTCTGCAAGGACGCCTCGGATGTGGTCGAGGCCATGATCAAAAAAGGTTTTGCCGCCGGTTTTCCCCTGGGGCGCTATTACGGCGGGATGGACCATTACATGACGGTCGCGGTCACGGAAAAGCGGACGAAAGAAGAAATCCTCCGCTTCGCCGACGGCCTGCGCGCGGTCTTGAATGAATAG
- a CDS encoding class I SAM-dependent methyltransferase, which yields MTETSPSISPRGMPRDEDWNRFWSRNFSARPDAVSWSKRRIIRIIDEYAAPGKKALDAGCGSGFFSRHFCGRGMTTTAMDYADAALDITKAMTQGRARVVKADLLAEGLAGRVQDRFDLIFTDGLFEHFSASQQDQIFRNLKSLLNSGGVIITFVPNRWSPWELIRPFFMPGIQETPFVMSQLLDLNQRNAMTVLRAGGVNTFPFAFSPDRLLGPRFGMLLFSVSQ from the coding sequence ATGACGGAGACATCGCCCTCGATCTCCCCGCGCGGCATGCCGCGCGATGAGGATTGGAACCGTTTCTGGTCCAGGAATTTTTCGGCCAGGCCCGACGCGGTGAGCTGGTCCAAGCGCCGCATCATCCGGATCATCGACGAGTATGCCGCGCCCGGGAAAAAAGCCTTGGATGCCGGATGCGGGAGCGGATTTTTTTCGCGGCATTTTTGCGGCCGCGGCATGACGACCACGGCCATGGACTACGCCGACGCGGCGCTGGACATCACGAAAGCCATGACGCAGGGACGGGCCAGGGTGGTGAAGGCCGACCTTTTGGCGGAGGGACTGGCCGGGCGCGTTCAGGACCGTTTTGATCTGATCTTTACAGACGGCCTGTTCGAGCACTTTTCGGCGTCCCAGCAGGACCAAATCTTTCGTAATCTAAAAAGTTTGCTCAATTCAGGAGGAGTGATCATCACGTTTGTTCCCAACCGATGGTCGCCATGGGAATTGATCCGCCCGTTTTTCATGCCCGGGATCCAGGAGACGCCTTTTGTGATGTCCCAGCTTTTGGACCTCAATCAGCGAAACGCCATGACCGTGCTTCGGGCCGGAGGGGTGAACACCTTCCCGTTCGCGTTTTCCCCGGACAGGCTTTTGGGGCCCCGTTTCGGCATGTTGCTTTTTTCAGTATCCCAATGA
- a CDS encoding EF-hand domain-containing protein, with amino-acid sequence MRKSFLLLVAGISVLFVFSEVAQAQLINYNRRRGAGAARPAPAKPAPAAAASTDEAEKPAPFWAQTAPAVTNAVEKKYDVNRDGKLQPAEVKIYLRDVIQTIQSKGGIKVDTDILKQYDKSKDGVVSRYEMLDITNDLAD; translated from the coding sequence ATGAGAAAGTCGTTCCTTTTGTTGGTTGCGGGTATTTCCGTTCTTTTTGTTTTCAGCGAGGTCGCCCAAGCCCAGTTGATCAATTACAACCGCCGTCGGGGAGCAGGCGCCGCACGCCCGGCCCCGGCCAAACCGGCCCCGGCCGCAGCTGCGAGCACGGATGAGGCCGAGAAACCAGCGCCGTTTTGGGCCCAGACAGCGCCGGCGGTCACTAATGCCGTCGAGAAAAAGTATGACGTCAACCGCGACGGCAAACTTCAGCCTGCGGAAGTGAAGATCTATCTCCGCGACGTTATTCAGACCATCCAATCCAAAGGCGGGATCAAGGTCGACACGGACATCCTCAAGCAATACGACAAAAGCAAGGATGGCGTGGTCAGCCGTTACGAGATGCTCGACATCACGAATGACCTTGCGGATTAA
- the gcvPB gene encoding aminomethyl-transferring glycine dehydrogenase subunit GcvPB: MELIFEKSKPGRRGFRLPEPDVPAEVSLPEKYLRKEPSGLPEVSELDAVRHFMRLSHRNFSVDSQFYPLGSCTMKYNPKFTESVARLPGFSDLHPLLPQLRGGEDLVQGALRVLYETEQLMCEITGMDAFTLQPLAGAHGELTGVMIMAAYHKARGNKKKYIIIPDSAHGTNPATAAIAGYDIVSVPSDSRGVMDIRKLKEKVTSEAAGLMITNPNTLGIFDSDSDKTAEIIHAVDGLMYYDGANLNAILGRCRPGDIGFDIMHINTHKTFTTPHGGGGPGAGPVGVKEHLAKFLPISRVVKRDNGTFALNYGYPESIGYVAPFYGNFALLLRAYAYIVMLGREGLIQTGNHAVLNANYIMRRLQENYDLPYDRTCMHECVFSASRQAQRGVHAIDIAKFLIDRGMHPPTVYFPLTVKESIMVEPTETESKETIDQFIDAMVEADDLSRTAPGAFHDMPRSMPVSRPDEVRAARDLDTSYFLGKSSPAAVSPEPPSMPVSRHL; this comes from the coding sequence ATGGAATTAATTTTTGAAAAGAGCAAACCCGGGCGCCGCGGTTTCCGTCTTCCGGAACCCGACGTGCCGGCCGAGGTCTCTCTGCCGGAGAAATACCTGCGCAAGGAACCGTCCGGCCTTCCCGAGGTCAGCGAGCTCGACGCGGTCCGCCACTTCATGAGATTGTCCCACCGGAATTTTTCGGTGGACAGCCAGTTTTACCCGCTTGGGTCCTGCACGATGAAATACAACCCGAAATTTACCGAGAGCGTGGCCCGTTTGCCGGGGTTCAGCGACCTTCATCCGCTGCTGCCCCAGCTGCGCGGGGGAGAGGACCTTGTCCAGGGGGCCTTGCGCGTCCTTTATGAAACGGAACAGTTGATGTGCGAGATCACCGGCATGGACGCCTTTACGCTCCAGCCGCTGGCCGGCGCCCACGGAGAACTGACCGGGGTCATGATCATGGCGGCCTATCACAAGGCCAGGGGCAACAAGAAAAAATATATCATCATCCCGGACTCGGCCCACGGAACAAACCCGGCCACGGCCGCGATCGCGGGCTATGACATTGTTTCCGTTCCGTCGGATAGCCGCGGGGTCATGGACATCCGTAAGCTCAAGGAGAAGGTCACGTCCGAAGCGGCCGGCCTGATGATCACGAACCCCAACACTCTGGGGATCTTCGATTCCGACAGCGACAAGACCGCGGAGATCATCCATGCCGTGGACGGCCTGATGTATTACGACGGCGCGAACCTGAACGCCATTCTCGGCCGTTGCCGCCCGGGGGACATCGGGTTTGACATCATGCACATCAACACGCACAAGACGTTCACCACCCCGCACGGCGGGGGCGGCCCGGGAGCCGGCCCGGTGGGGGTGAAGGAGCACCTGGCGAAATTCTTACCGATCTCCCGCGTGGTCAAGCGTGACAACGGGACCTTTGCCCTGAACTACGGTTATCCGGAATCCATCGGTTATGTCGCGCCGTTTTACGGGAATTTTGCGCTCCTCCTGCGGGCGTATGCGTATATTGTCATGCTCGGCCGGGAGGGCTTGATCCAGACGGGCAATCACGCCGTCCTGAACGCCAATTACATCATGCGCCGTTTGCAGGAGAATTACGATCTGCCCTACGACCGGACGTGCATGCACGAGTGCGTATTTTCGGCTTCGCGTCAGGCCCAGCGGGGCGTTCATGCCATCGACATCGCCAAATTTCTGATCGACAGGGGCATGCATCCCCCGACGGTGTATTTTCCCCTGACAGTCAAGGAATCCATCATGGTCGAACCGACCGAGACTGAATCCAAGGAAACCATTGACCAGTTCATCGACGCCATGGTGGAAGCCGATGACCTGAGCCGCACGGCCCCCGGGGCCTTTCATGACATGCCCCGGTCGATGCCGGTCTCCCGCCCGGACGAGGTCAGGGCCGCGCGGGACCTCGACACCAGCTATTTTCTCGGCAAATCCTCCCCGGCCGCGGTTTCTCCCGAGCCGCCGTCCATGCCGGTGTCGCGTCATTTGTAG
- a CDS encoding S41 family peptidase, translated as MSLWTRKPPVLIFPFFMHEKIFISGICLSLFFGSPAMASGETPDPPMNQTTPSSQNADYQQYLVFFEKVYSTMDENYFMPVKREGFDRFLEMFNAKIYSQLKGEGKTSDFIKWRSSAYLIDFLKSPDDIFSAFFPPQAAKTYEQTVLGKRVDLGIEGRLVPVGYMVTRMEPRSDAFLKGLRERHIILKIDETPVGDLTEKDIQDRLTPLEGAKVALLYLDPSVKEEKTIEVVSQEYFKQTVFMVPVDVPGIYCLQIQRFNQKTSEDMTMFMSYILKQGDTGLVIDLRGNPGGPPLAAREISAFFLPPKEEFAYFQKRNQPKASLDVPAIPERFHYKGPIAILVNKASGSASELFTGILQDRGRAVVMGANTAGQVFLKSMFPFEDESMLLLVTARGHYPDGKAFSFDGVVPDEKAPEDNIIRRAAEYLAAKNKNRR; from the coding sequence ATGAGCTTATGGACCCGAAAGCCTCCGGTCCTGATTTTTCCATTCTTTATGCATGAGAAAATCTTTATTTCCGGAATCTGTTTGTCCCTTTTCTTCGGCAGCCCTGCCATGGCCTCGGGCGAAACGCCGGACCCTCCCATGAACCAGACCACGCCATCTTCGCAAAACGCCGATTATCAGCAGTACCTCGTCTTTTTCGAGAAAGTCTACTCGACGATGGACGAGAACTACTTCATGCCCGTCAAGCGGGAGGGGTTTGACCGCTTCCTCGAGATGTTCAACGCAAAAATTTATTCCCAGCTCAAAGGCGAAGGGAAGACCAGCGACTTCATCAAATGGCGGAGCTCGGCCTATCTCATCGATTTCCTGAAATCTCCCGACGATATTTTTTCCGCTTTCTTTCCGCCCCAGGCCGCCAAGACCTATGAGCAGACCGTTCTCGGCAAGCGCGTCGATCTCGGCATTGAAGGCCGGCTCGTTCCGGTGGGGTACATGGTCACGCGCATGGAGCCGCGGTCGGACGCTTTTCTGAAAGGGCTGCGGGAGCGCCATATCATCCTCAAGATCGATGAAACGCCGGTCGGGGATCTGACCGAGAAAGATATCCAGGACCGCCTCACGCCCCTCGAGGGGGCGAAAGTGGCCCTGCTGTATCTTGACCCGTCGGTGAAAGAGGAGAAGACCATCGAGGTCGTCAGCCAGGAGTATTTCAAGCAGACCGTGTTCATGGTCCCCGTTGACGTTCCCGGGATCTATTGCCTGCAGATCCAGCGGTTCAACCAGAAAACGTCGGAAGACATGACGATGTTCATGTCGTATATCCTTAAACAGGGGGACACGGGGCTGGTCATCGATTTGCGCGGGAACCCCGGAGGCCCGCCCCTGGCGGCGAGGGAGATCTCGGCGTTCTTTTTGCCGCCGAAAGAGGAGTTCGCGTACTTTCAGAAAAGGAACCAGCCCAAGGCCAGTCTGGACGTGCCCGCCATTCCCGAGCGGTTCCACTACAAAGGCCCCATCGCCATCCTGGTCAACAAGGCGAGCGGAAGCGCCTCGGAACTGTTCACCGGGATCCTTCAGGACCGCGGCCGGGCCGTGGTGATGGGCGCGAACACCGCCGGCCAGGTTTTTCTGAAAAGCATGTTCCCGTTTGAGGACGAGTCCATGCTGCTGCTGGTGACGGCCCGCGGCCATTATCCCGACGGGAAGGCCTTCAGTTTTGACGGCGTCGTCCCGGATGAAAAAGCCCCGGAAGACAACATCATCCGGCGCGCGGCGGAATATCTGGCGGCGAAAAATAAAAATAGAAGATAA
- a CDS encoding F0F1 ATP synthase subunit delta produces the protein MSFLAQVLLAQLVAISVVVFVLKKVLDNILIETALKQLEWSRRGEQGPLTDAVTLTTHKNLRASSRARIVQYLKKHLKITADPVFQVDPKIWGGMIIQCGFRHIDFSLRDRLRQARSW, from the coding sequence ATGTCGTTTCTCGCACAAGTCCTGCTGGCGCAATTGGTGGCCATCTCGGTCGTGGTCTTTGTCCTGAAGAAGGTCCTGGACAATATCCTGATCGAAACGGCGCTCAAACAGCTGGAGTGGTCCCGCCGGGGCGAGCAGGGGCCTTTGACGGACGCCGTGACCCTCACCACGCATAAAAATCTCCGGGCGTCCTCAAGGGCCCGGATCGTGCAATATTTGAAGAAGCACCTCAAGATCACCGCAGACCCGGTTTTTCAGGTGGATCCGAAGATCTGGGGCGGCATGATCATCCAATGCGGGTTCCGCCACATCGATTTCAGCCTGCGGGACCGTTTACGTCAGGCCAGGTCGTGGTGA
- a CDS encoding DUF2304 domain-containing protein: MNARYLSIILSVLVLMFVFELVRREKLTFKYAMGWIFVLSLAVFCAVFDDLLYALSDRLGFALTSNFIFYVILGGFVFLSLLMTIFLCQQNGRNDAIAQKLGLLEEELRELKKKTGSEL; encoded by the coding sequence ATGAACGCGCGATATTTATCCATAATCCTTTCCGTCCTGGTGCTGATGTTCGTTTTTGAACTTGTCCGCCGGGAAAAGCTCACGTTCAAGTACGCGATGGGATGGATTTTCGTCCTGTCCCTCGCCGTTTTCTGCGCCGTGTTCGATGATCTGCTTTACGCGCTGTCGGACCGGCTCGGCTTCGCGCTGACCAGCAATTTCATTTTTTACGTGATCCTCGGCGGGTTCGTCTTTTTGAGCCTGCTCATGACGATTTTCCTCTGCCAGCAGAACGGCCGCAATGACGCGATCGCTCAGAAATTGGGATTGCTGGAGGAAGAATTGCGGGAACTCAAGAAAAAGACCGGTTCGGAATTATGA